The Methylacidimicrobium sp. B4 genome contains a region encoding:
- the cimA gene encoding citramalate synthase has protein sequence MSGRTERVCNSDGVVTIYDTTLRDGAQGENVHFSLPDKLRIVQKLDELGISYIEGGWPGSNPKDLAFFQEVSRLPLRASRIVAFGSTRRAGISVEQDPQIRMLLDAGTGSVAVFGKTWLLHVREILRATPAENLAMIRDTVAFFKARGKEVIYDAEHAFDGYREDPDYALECLAAASEAGADWVVLCDTNGGSLPERIAQLTALARQKVGSRVGIHTHNDSELAVANALAAVQAGATQVQGTVNGYGERTGNCNLISTIANLEIKLGRSALPPGGLSRLQELSRFVDETANLAPNPRAPFVGRCAFAHKGGTHVNAIGKLFRSYEHIEPEAVGNRRRVLVGELSGRSNIAIKARELGLALREDDARTGAALQQIKEMEGKGYEFEAADASFELLLRRRLLPYPPFFQLVEYHVSIRHFPAKEYEVSEATVKLSVRGEAVYTVAEGDGPIHALDRALRGGLERFYPDLARVGLRDYKVRILGPVGGTGAVTRVLVESSDGMTSWTTVGVSTNIVEASWEALVDSIEYWLLRSKRSPVVV, from the coding sequence ATGTCGGGCCGGACAGAGCGGGTTTGCAATTCCGATGGGGTCGTCACAATCTACGACACGACCCTGCGCGATGGCGCGCAAGGGGAGAATGTCCACTTCTCCCTTCCGGATAAGTTGCGGATCGTCCAGAAGCTCGACGAGCTGGGGATCTCCTACATTGAGGGGGGATGGCCGGGAAGCAATCCGAAGGATCTGGCGTTTTTCCAGGAGGTTTCGCGTCTTCCGCTCCGGGCGAGCCGGATCGTCGCGTTCGGGAGTACCCGAAGGGCTGGCATTTCCGTGGAGCAGGATCCCCAGATTCGCATGCTCCTGGATGCCGGAACGGGATCCGTCGCGGTCTTCGGCAAGACTTGGCTTCTGCATGTCCGGGAAATCCTGCGTGCCACTCCCGCGGAGAACTTGGCGATGATCCGAGACACGGTCGCCTTCTTCAAGGCCCGCGGGAAAGAGGTGATCTACGACGCCGAGCATGCCTTCGACGGATATCGGGAGGATCCCGATTATGCTCTGGAGTGCCTTGCGGCCGCATCCGAGGCGGGTGCCGACTGGGTGGTTCTGTGCGACACCAACGGCGGATCTCTGCCCGAGAGGATCGCGCAGCTGACCGCCCTGGCCCGGCAGAAGGTCGGCTCCCGCGTCGGCATTCATACGCACAACGATAGCGAGCTTGCGGTTGCCAACGCGTTGGCCGCGGTCCAAGCGGGGGCGACTCAAGTCCAGGGGACGGTCAACGGTTACGGGGAGCGGACCGGCAACTGCAACCTCATCTCGACCATCGCCAATCTGGAAATCAAGCTGGGCAGGAGCGCGCTTCCCCCCGGAGGTCTTTCGCGCCTCCAGGAGCTTTCCCGGTTCGTCGACGAGACGGCTAATCTCGCGCCGAATCCGCGGGCGCCCTTCGTCGGCCGGTGCGCTTTCGCTCACAAGGGAGGCACTCACGTCAACGCGATCGGCAAGCTCTTCCGCAGCTACGAGCATATCGAGCCGGAAGCCGTGGGAAATCGTCGCCGGGTTCTCGTAGGCGAGCTTTCCGGACGAAGCAATATCGCCATCAAGGCACGGGAGTTGGGATTGGCGCTCCGCGAGGATGATGCGCGCACGGGCGCAGCACTCCAGCAGATCAAGGAGATGGAAGGAAAGGGCTATGAATTCGAAGCAGCGGACGCATCATTTGAGCTGCTCCTTCGCAGACGCTTGCTTCCCTATCCTCCGTTCTTCCAGCTGGTCGAGTACCATGTCTCGATCCGACACTTTCCCGCCAAGGAGTATGAAGTCTCCGAGGCCACGGTGAAGCTGTCGGTCAGGGGAGAGGCCGTCTACACGGTGGCTGAGGGTGACGGCCCGATTCATGCCTTGGACCGGGCTCTACGCGGCGGCCTCGAGCGATTTTATCCCGACCTCGCCCGCGTCGGCCTGCGCGACTACAAGGTGAGAATCCTGGGGCCCGTGGGGGGCACCGGAGCCGTAACACGGGTCCTGGTTGAATCATCGGATGGGATGACAAGCTGGACGACCGTCGGCGTCTCGACCAACATCGTGGAGGCTTCCTGGGAGGCCCTCGTCGACAGCATCGAGTATTGGCTCCTGCGCTCGAAGCGATCCCCCGTGGTGGTCTAG
- the thrS gene encoding threonine--tRNA ligase, translating into MTELETLRHSAAHILATAILEIWPEAQLAAGPPVENGFYYDLSLPHRISPEDFPTIEGKMREIVRAGQPFVCVPAGREEAEKLALRGRLGALSERPVPSEFKLDILRGIPEDEPITLYQNGEFLDLCAGPHVRSTALVGAVRLTHVASAYYRGDERNPQLQRVYGTAFATERELEEHLARLEEAKRRDHRKLGRELELFYFDDAVGAGLPLWLPRGALIRQELQAFLGELLAAQGYETVFTPHIGELGLYRTSGHFPFYRESQYPPIPEPAAWENLVHEGCSCGDYANRMESGALGGYLLKPMNCPMHIRIFASRPRSYRELPVRLAEFGTVYRWEKSGELGGMTRLRGFTQDDAHIFCSEDQVEAEVGGCLELVRTVLATLDLRDCRIRLGLRGPESEKYIGEPELWEKAEAALASAIRLAGLDFTQEAGEAAFYGPKIDFLVRDCLGREWQLGTVQLDYNLPIRFGLTFVGSDNRDHRPVMIHRAPFGSLERFLAILTEHFGGDFPVWLAPEQVRILPISDLQLDYAREVAAALRQRRLRVTVDEKSETLNAKIRIAERQKIPYMAIVGKNEQSSKNLSVRSRKRGNLGVMTLTAFVDQVVEEVARRSL; encoded by the coding sequence GTGACCGAGCTTGAAACCTTGCGGCATTCCGCCGCGCACATCCTGGCAACCGCGATACTGGAGATCTGGCCGGAGGCCCAGTTGGCCGCCGGACCTCCGGTGGAGAACGGCTTCTACTACGACCTCTCTCTCCCCCATCGAATTTCTCCCGAGGACTTCCCAACGATTGAAGGGAAGATGCGCGAGATTGTTCGCGCCGGGCAACCGTTCGTCTGCGTGCCCGCCGGCCGGGAGGAAGCCGAGAAGCTGGCGCTGCGCGGCCGGCTTGGTGCTCTCTCCGAACGGCCGGTGCCGAGTGAGTTCAAGCTCGATATCCTGCGCGGCATTCCCGAGGATGAGCCGATCACGCTCTACCAGAACGGAGAGTTCCTCGACCTCTGCGCCGGCCCCCATGTGAGAAGCACCGCGTTGGTAGGAGCGGTCCGGCTGACCCATGTCGCCAGCGCCTATTATCGAGGGGACGAAAGAAATCCCCAGCTCCAAAGGGTCTATGGAACGGCATTTGCCACCGAGCGCGAGCTCGAGGAGCACCTGGCACGACTCGAGGAGGCCAAGAGACGGGATCATCGCAAGCTCGGTCGCGAGCTTGAGCTCTTCTATTTCGACGACGCGGTGGGCGCCGGCCTCCCGCTCTGGCTTCCTCGCGGGGCCCTGATCCGTCAGGAGCTTCAGGCCTTCCTGGGCGAGCTTCTGGCCGCGCAGGGGTACGAGACCGTCTTTACCCCCCACATCGGTGAGCTCGGGCTCTATCGCACCTCCGGTCATTTCCCCTTCTACCGGGAGTCCCAGTACCCTCCGATTCCGGAGCCTGCGGCTTGGGAGAACCTGGTTCACGAGGGATGCAGCTGCGGGGACTATGCCAACCGGATGGAGAGCGGAGCGCTCGGCGGCTATCTGCTCAAGCCGATGAACTGTCCCATGCATATCCGGATCTTCGCCAGCCGCCCCCGTTCGTATCGCGAGCTTCCGGTGCGGCTTGCCGAGTTCGGCACGGTCTATCGCTGGGAGAAGTCCGGAGAGTTGGGCGGCATGACTCGGCTGCGTGGGTTTACTCAGGACGATGCGCACATTTTCTGCTCAGAGGACCAGGTCGAGGCCGAGGTAGGAGGCTGCCTGGAGCTCGTCCGGACCGTGCTTGCCACGCTCGATTTGCGGGATTGCCGGATCCGACTGGGCCTGCGCGGACCCGAATCCGAGAAATACATCGGCGAGCCGGAGCTTTGGGAGAAGGCAGAGGCCGCGCTCGCCTCCGCGATTCGGCTGGCGGGACTCGACTTTACGCAAGAGGCGGGAGAGGCCGCTTTCTACGGCCCCAAGATCGACTTCCTGGTCCGGGACTGCTTGGGGCGCGAGTGGCAGCTGGGCACGGTGCAGCTCGACTATAACCTGCCCATCCGCTTTGGGCTGACCTTCGTTGGCTCCGACAATCGCGACCACCGTCCGGTCATGATCCATCGCGCTCCGTTTGGTTCGCTCGAGCGTTTCCTGGCCATCCTGACCGAGCATTTCGGGGGGGATTTTCCGGTCTGGCTTGCTCCGGAGCAGGTGCGGATCTTGCCGATCAGCGACCTGCAGCTCGATTACGCGCGGGAGGTCGCCGCCGCATTGCGGCAGCGGCGGCTGCGGGTCACCGTCGATGAGAAAAGCGAGACGCTGAATGCGAAAATTCGCATTGCCGAACGGCAGAAGATCCCGTATATGGCCATTGTTGGAAAGAACGAGCAATCTTCAAAGAATCTCTCGGTGCGGAGCCGCAAGCGAGGGAACCTCGGCGTAATGACCCTGACGGCATTTGTGGATCAGGTAGTCGAAGAGGTGGCAAGGCGGTCTCTGTAG
- the ispG gene encoding (E)-4-hydroxy-3-methylbut-2-enyl-diphosphate synthase, with translation MTHSASPFVPDPSRYIKRSSREVPVGPVTIGGGSPVVLQSMLTSDTLNTEACVREALDLVEAGCELVRITAPTVKDAANLRAIREELRRRSCPVPLVADIHFKPEAAMEAAQWVDKVRINPGNYADRKKFVVRSYTDAEYASAVEQLEDSFLPLVELCLRRGIALRIGTNHGSLSDRILNRYGDTPLGMVESALEYARICRKAGFHRIVFSMKASNPRIMISAYRRLVATLQELGPDWNYPVHLGVTEAGDGEDGRVKSAVGIGALLADGIGDTIRVSLTEDSVREIPVAKALRSLVEQFATAPRPRDRIVPPFDPFSFQRRESHRWDRNPTVGGGEPVRVAVLEENLAALEAASAGTEIVPELGYQPRLVEEVDPEDSAALTALGGGPPRLVTIRDGCPYPPLYAFRMLAARIPAHHPILLKDTFFPGEEGDPLRSLLNSALQLGALLCDGIGDAILLRGEADPRKALELSYNILQATGNRSFKADFVACPSCGRTLFHLQETTARIRKATGHLKGVKIAVMGCIVNGPGEMADADFGYVGGAPGKVNLYVGKKAVRFNIPQEQAVDSLISLIAGEGKWVEPPSS, from the coding sequence ATGACACACAGCGCTTCCCCCTTCGTTCCCGACCCTTCCCGGTACATCAAGCGCAGCTCGCGGGAGGTACCCGTCGGCCCGGTTACGATCGGAGGCGGATCCCCCGTCGTCCTTCAGTCGATGCTGACCTCCGACACCCTGAATACCGAAGCGTGCGTGCGGGAAGCTCTCGACTTGGTCGAGGCCGGCTGCGAGCTTGTGCGCATCACCGCTCCTACGGTCAAGGACGCCGCAAACCTTCGGGCCATCCGGGAAGAGCTTCGAAGACGCAGTTGCCCGGTCCCGCTGGTCGCGGACATCCATTTCAAGCCCGAGGCGGCCATGGAGGCTGCGCAGTGGGTGGATAAGGTCCGGATCAATCCCGGCAACTATGCGGACCGGAAGAAGTTCGTGGTTCGAAGCTATACCGATGCCGAGTACGCATCCGCCGTCGAGCAGCTGGAGGACTCCTTCCTTCCGCTCGTGGAGCTCTGTCTGCGACGGGGGATCGCCCTGCGGATCGGAACCAATCATGGCAGCCTCTCCGACCGCATCCTCAATCGGTACGGGGACACCCCGCTGGGGATGGTCGAGAGCGCCCTCGAGTATGCGCGCATCTGCCGGAAGGCGGGCTTTCACCGGATCGTCTTCTCGATGAAGGCTTCCAATCCCCGGATCATGATCTCGGCCTATCGGCGGCTGGTGGCCACTCTCCAGGAGCTTGGTCCTGATTGGAACTATCCGGTTCACCTCGGAGTGACGGAGGCGGGAGACGGAGAAGACGGAAGGGTCAAGAGTGCTGTGGGTATCGGCGCCCTCTTGGCGGATGGAATCGGCGATACGATCCGCGTCTCCTTGACGGAGGATAGCGTGCGGGAGATTCCCGTGGCCAAGGCGTTGCGCTCGCTGGTCGAGCAGTTCGCCACCGCTCCGCGACCGCGGGACCGAATCGTCCCTCCGTTCGACCCGTTTTCCTTTCAGCGCCGGGAGTCACACCGTTGGGACCGGAATCCCACGGTTGGCGGAGGGGAGCCGGTGCGCGTCGCCGTTCTCGAGGAGAACCTTGCGGCGTTGGAGGCGGCGTCCGCGGGAACCGAAATCGTTCCGGAGCTCGGCTACCAGCCGCGCCTCGTCGAGGAGGTGGACCCAGAGGATTCGGCGGCACTGACGGCATTGGGGGGCGGACCCCCTCGATTGGTTACCATCCGGGATGGCTGTCCTTATCCTCCACTCTATGCCTTTCGGATGCTCGCTGCGCGGATCCCGGCGCACCACCCGATTCTGCTCAAGGACACCTTCTTCCCGGGGGAGGAGGGAGATCCGCTGCGATCTCTGCTCAACAGCGCCCTCCAGCTCGGAGCCCTTCTCTGTGACGGTATTGGGGACGCGATCCTCTTGCGGGGAGAAGCCGATCCGCGGAAGGCGCTCGAGCTTTCGTACAACATTCTGCAAGCGACCGGCAACCGGAGCTTCAAAGCCGACTTCGTGGCCTGCCCCTCGTGCGGGAGGACTCTCTTCCATTTGCAGGAAACTACGGCGCGGATCCGGAAGGCGACCGGGCATCTCAAAGGGGTCAAGATTGCGGTAATGGGCTGCATCGTCAATGGTCCCGGGGAGATGGCCGACGCCGACTTCGGCTACGTCGGCGGGGCTCCGGGCAAGGTCAATCTCTACGTCGGGAAGAAGGCGGTCCGGTTCAATATCCCGCAGGAGCAGGCGGTCGACTCCTTGATCTCGCTCATTGCCGGGGAAGGGAAATGGGTAGAGCCGCCTTCGTCTTGA
- the hpf gene encoding ribosome hibernation-promoting factor, HPF/YfiA family — MMQIQWNPQGIKLTAPLYSYIEKKLQKLERYEDRIVGAHVTVQHDPPKATLNKQAFIVKVHLSLPGRDLHAEDHGHDLYQAIDLIADRLEGQLRRRKTELTEKRRHESREAKGEVHSGPPPE, encoded by the coding sequence ATGATGCAGATCCAATGGAATCCGCAAGGAATTAAGCTGACGGCACCTCTTTACTCCTATATCGAGAAAAAACTACAAAAGCTCGAGCGCTACGAGGATCGGATCGTCGGGGCTCACGTCACCGTCCAGCATGATCCGCCCAAGGCTACCCTCAACAAGCAAGCCTTCATCGTCAAAGTCCATCTTTCCCTCCCCGGACGGGATCTCCACGCGGAAGATCACGGACACGACCTCTACCAGGCGATCGACCTGATCGCGGACCGTCTGGAAGGTCAGCTCCGGCGCCGGAAAACCGAACTGACCGAAAAGCGTCGACACGAATCCCGAGAAGCAAAGGGGGAGGTCCACTCCGGTCCACCGCCGGAATAG
- the lgt gene encoding prolipoprotein diacylglyceryl transferase, which translates to MFAYYVDNLSPYLVRFPGGWGIRYYGLAYLLGFLFLWWGLHDQRRKGWLRLTDRQVDDFVFWLALGGVIVGGRLGYCLLYDLPHILRQPLGLFALWQGGMSSHGGIGGVLIVLFLSARRWGVPFFHLADAVAWCTPVGLGLGRIANFINGELWGRPATVPWAVIFPEAPPVRGLPVPRHPSQLYEAALEGLFLFALVAWLRARGSREGTVALSFLAGYSVVRILAECFREPDAQIGFYFGFLTQGQLLSMVTLVLAALLWWLRRRSDA; encoded by the coding sequence ATGTTCGCCTACTACGTCGACAACCTCAGCCCCTATCTCGTCCGCTTTCCGGGCGGCTGGGGAATCCGGTACTACGGCCTCGCCTATCTCCTCGGCTTCCTCTTCCTCTGGTGGGGGCTCCATGATCAGCGGAGAAAGGGCTGGCTTCGCTTAACCGACCGACAGGTCGATGACTTCGTGTTCTGGCTCGCTCTTGGCGGCGTCATCGTGGGGGGCAGGCTCGGCTACTGCCTGCTCTATGACCTTCCTCACATTCTCCGCCAGCCGCTGGGGCTTTTTGCCCTCTGGCAGGGAGGAATGTCGAGCCACGGAGGCATCGGCGGGGTCCTGATCGTCCTCTTTTTGAGCGCGCGACGGTGGGGGGTTCCCTTTTTCCATCTTGCCGATGCCGTTGCCTGGTGCACGCCCGTGGGGCTCGGGTTGGGGCGGATCGCCAACTTCATCAACGGGGAGCTTTGGGGTCGACCCGCCACGGTGCCTTGGGCCGTAATCTTTCCGGAGGCCCCACCGGTGCGAGGGCTGCCGGTCCCACGCCATCCGTCACAACTCTACGAAGCGGCGCTCGAAGGGTTGTTTCTCTTCGCGCTGGTCGCCTGGCTGCGGGCGCGCGGCTCGCGAGAAGGCACGGTCGCCCTCTCCTTTCTCGCCGGCTACAGCGTCGTGCGCATCCTGGCGGAATGTTTTCGCGAGCCCGATGCCCAGATCGGGTTCTATTTCGGTTTCCTGACACAAGGGCAGCTTCTATCGATGGTCACGCTCGTTCTCGCGGCCCTCCTCTGGTGGCTACGAAGGCGGAGTGATGCCTAG
- the infC gene encoding translation initiation factor IF-3, with protein MRPPFRSFQRQPRVRINQFIRAPEVFVIDSDGKPLGVMSAGEAQAAARGRMLDLVEVAPNAKPPVCKILDYGKYKYEQAKKEKDSKKGSAGTSKLKELQLHLNIDAHDYQIKLKHAEGFLWKGMKVRFNLLLRGRENIHKELAVELMKRVRDDLGHVGAADQEIKPIGRSIVLMLLPLPAQKRTHKYTEEGEAESA; from the coding sequence GTGCGCCCTCCGTTTCGTTCCTTTCAACGGCAGCCTCGCGTACGGATCAATCAATTCATCCGTGCACCGGAGGTCTTCGTTATCGACTCCGACGGAAAGCCGCTCGGGGTGATGTCTGCGGGCGAGGCTCAGGCGGCCGCGCGCGGCAGGATGCTCGACCTGGTGGAAGTGGCTCCCAATGCCAAGCCTCCGGTCTGCAAGATCCTCGATTACGGCAAGTATAAGTACGAGCAGGCCAAGAAGGAGAAGGATTCGAAGAAGGGGAGCGCGGGCACCTCGAAGCTCAAGGAGCTGCAACTCCACCTCAACATCGATGCGCACGATTACCAGATCAAGCTGAAGCACGCGGAAGGATTCCTGTGGAAGGGCATGAAGGTGCGCTTCAATCTGCTGCTTCGCGGGCGGGAGAATATCCACAAGGAGCTTGCCGTGGAGCTGATGAAGCGCGTGCGCGATGATCTCGGCCACGTCGGAGCGGCGGACCAAGAGATCAAGCCGATCGGTCGAAGTATTGTCTTGATGCTTCTCCCTCTGCCCGCGCAAAAGAGAACCCACAAGTATACGGAGGAAGGGGAAGCGGAGAGCGCTTGA
- a CDS encoding twin-arginine translocase TatA/TatE family subunit yields the protein MLWLAFGLPSGSEWFWIFVVVFLLFGAKKLPELARGVGKALGEFHKAREDFEREMHHSLREPEVGTSSASTAQSSPAPSAPMASPDGAVPRGGEKSS from the coding sequence ATGCTCTGGTTGGCATTCGGCTTGCCGTCGGGTTCAGAGTGGTTTTGGATCTTCGTCGTCGTCTTCCTTCTCTTCGGCGCGAAAAAGCTTCCCGAGCTGGCACGAGGCGTTGGCAAGGCCCTGGGCGAGTTCCACAAGGCCCGGGAGGACTTCGAACGGGAGATGCACCATTCCTTGCGAGAACCTGAGGTCGGCACCTCCTCCGCATCCACGGCTCAGTCCTCTCCTGCTCCTTCTGCGCCCATGGCGTCCCCTGACGGGGCGGTCCCCCGGGGGGGAGAGAAATCCTCCTGA
- a CDS encoding 1-deoxy-D-xylulose-5-phosphate reductoisomerase, with protein sequence MKKRVLILGSTGSIGRSALTVVRQLSERLEVVGLAAGRQLDELRAQADEFRPRAVGLHSPPAGNAWRQGFPAKTRIYHGAVGLSELVAETEAEMVLVAIVGTAGLGPSLAAIRTGKSLALASKEVLVMAGEIVMAEARARKIAILPVDSEHNAVFQCLGEAPAAHLRRIVLTASGGPFRTWDARRIETATVEDALDHPTWKMGKKITIDSATLFNKALEMIEAHWLFSAPFSAIDVVVHPQSIVHSLVEFVDGSQLAQLSQSDMCLPIQYAFTYPERLPSPVRFLDLATVGRLSFEEPDHERFPALRLARRAGEAGGTAPCVLNAANEVAVAAFLERRIPFPAIARCVEAAIEAHKPVEARDLEVLQRVDQEARIAAVEWIRKKGYP encoded by the coding sequence ATGAAAAAGCGCGTCCTGATCCTCGGCTCGACGGGCTCGATCGGGCGGAGTGCGCTCACGGTCGTCCGGCAACTCTCCGAACGACTCGAGGTGGTCGGCTTGGCTGCCGGAAGGCAGCTTGACGAGTTGCGGGCGCAGGCCGATGAGTTTCGTCCCAGAGCGGTCGGGCTCCATAGCCCGCCAGCGGGCAACGCCTGGCGCCAGGGCTTCCCCGCGAAGACCAGAATCTACCACGGTGCGGTCGGGCTATCCGAGCTGGTAGCCGAGACAGAGGCGGAGATGGTGCTCGTGGCGATCGTAGGGACCGCGGGGCTCGGTCCCTCTCTGGCCGCAATTCGAACGGGAAAGAGCTTGGCCTTGGCCAGCAAGGAAGTCCTTGTGATGGCCGGGGAGATCGTCATGGCGGAGGCCCGGGCGCGGAAGATCGCGATCTTGCCCGTCGACAGCGAGCACAACGCGGTCTTTCAATGCCTCGGGGAGGCTCCGGCCGCCCATCTGCGGCGGATCGTCCTGACCGCCTCGGGCGGGCCCTTCCGCACCTGGGACGCCCGGCGGATCGAGACGGCCACGGTCGAAGACGCCTTGGATCATCCGACCTGGAAGATGGGAAAGAAGATCACGATCGATTCGGCGACCCTGTTCAACAAGGCGCTGGAGATGATCGAGGCGCATTGGCTCTTTTCCGCGCCCTTTTCGGCGATCGACGTCGTCGTACATCCGCAGAGCATCGTTCACTCCCTGGTCGAATTCGTGGACGGCTCCCAGCTCGCGCAGCTGAGCCAATCCGACATGTGCCTGCCGATCCAATATGCCTTTACCTATCCGGAGCGCCTCCCGAGCCCCGTGCGATTTCTGGATTTGGCGACCGTCGGCCGCCTCTCGTTCGAAGAGCCGGATCATGAGCGCTTCCCGGCGCTCCGGTTGGCTCGTCGGGCCGGGGAGGCGGGCGGGACGGCACCCTGCGTGCTCAACGCCGCCAACGAGGTGGCCGTCGCTGCATTTCTGGAGAGGCGGATTCCGTTTCCGGCGATCGCACGATGCGTGGAAGCGGCGATCGAGGCGCACAAGCCGGTCGAGGCAAGGGACCTGGAAGTCTTGCAGCGGGTCGACCAAGAGGCGCGCATTGCGGCAGTTGAGTGGATCCGCAAGAAGGGCTATCCTTAG
- the rplT gene encoding 50S ribosomal protein L20, whose translation MARATNGPASRERRKRVVEQASGFRGRRSKLYRYAKDAIFKAKYWSYRDRKARKREFRSLWIARINAAARAEGMTYSRFWEGLTQAGIGLDRKVLADLAVRSPEQFSRIVSLAKEKVCLPAVPAA comes from the coding sequence ATGGCAAGAGCAACGAATGGGCCGGCTTCGCGCGAGCGGCGCAAGCGCGTCGTCGAGCAGGCGAGCGGCTTCCGCGGAAGGCGGAGCAAGCTCTACCGGTATGCGAAAGACGCGATTTTCAAAGCCAAGTATTGGTCCTACCGGGATCGGAAGGCCCGAAAGCGAGAATTCCGCAGCCTCTGGATTGCCAGAATCAACGCGGCGGCTCGAGCGGAGGGGATGACCTATAGCCGCTTTTGGGAGGGATTGACCCAAGCGGGAATCGGCCTCGACCGAAAGGTGCTGGCCGATCTCGCGGTCCGTTCCCCGGAACAGTTCTCCCGCATCGTTTCCCTCGCCAAAGAGAAAGTTTGCCTGCCGGCCGTCCCGGCGGCATGA
- the rpmI gene encoding 50S ribosomal protein L35, with the protein MPKAVARRKTKKAVVKRFKVTARGKVLAPRAGRRHLASSKNRKRMRRLGKAKAVRSEDVGHVRDSLPFG; encoded by the coding sequence ATGCCCAAAGCAGTGGCTCGCAGAAAGACCAAGAAGGCGGTCGTCAAGCGATTTAAGGTAACGGCTCGAGGAAAGGTGCTTGCCCCTCGCGCGGGGAGGCGTCATCTGGCTTCCAGCAAGAATCGAAAGAGAATGCGGCGTCTGGGCAAGGCGAAGGCCGTCCGGAGCGAGGACGTCGGTCATGTGCGCGACAGCCTCCCATTTGGCTAG
- the rseP gene encoding RIP metalloprotease RseP has product MVPFGEIVRFAGTLLEVLFLFNVLIVVHELGHFLAARLRGIHVERFQIWFGAALWEKEVAGVTYALGWIPAGGFVALPQMAGAELLEGKQAGGTDPLPPAKPWDKILVALAGPAANVVLAFLFSLIVWVVGRPVSQSEATTTIGYVFPDSPAEKAGLQAGDRILQVDGHPVRRFQGMDDSAITWNIVRSEESEIPITVEREGKMLTLSVAPVREERGFLQRKGLRQILILPEETPTIARVFPKSPAAEAGLLPGDQILSVDGRRLRSPIALNDYVLKHPGKPLSLEVARAGRNRAVEIVPEVPVAETVPRIGIQWDLAGTMSIVHPNPVEQILLSVRAMTSTVTAMLSPRSDIKPQHLSGPVGIMRLYYLLFQSPYGWRLALWFSVLFNVNVALLNLLPIPVLDGGHILLSLAEWVRGRPLSVRLLEALQVIFATLIVGFILYVTFFDVQDLPWRGSKGPEMQFPGKIHPASPSETK; this is encoded by the coding sequence ATGGTGCCGTTCGGCGAAATCGTGCGGTTCGCGGGGACCCTGCTCGAGGTCCTCTTTCTCTTCAATGTCTTGATCGTGGTCCACGAATTGGGGCACTTCCTGGCCGCTCGGCTGCGGGGGATCCACGTGGAGCGTTTTCAAATCTGGTTTGGGGCGGCTCTCTGGGAGAAAGAGGTGGCCGGGGTCACCTACGCCTTGGGCTGGATCCCGGCGGGGGGATTCGTGGCGCTCCCCCAGATGGCGGGAGCTGAGCTCCTCGAGGGAAAACAGGCGGGGGGCACCGACCCGCTTCCTCCTGCCAAGCCGTGGGACAAGATTCTCGTGGCCCTGGCGGGGCCAGCGGCCAATGTCGTGCTGGCCTTTCTCTTCTCGCTCATCGTCTGGGTGGTCGGTCGACCGGTCAGCCAGAGCGAGGCGACAACGACAATCGGGTATGTCTTTCCCGACTCGCCGGCGGAGAAGGCGGGGCTTCAGGCTGGTGACCGGATTCTTCAAGTGGATGGGCATCCGGTTCGCCGCTTTCAGGGGATGGATGACAGTGCGATCACCTGGAACATCGTCCGAAGCGAGGAGAGCGAGATCCCCATCACGGTGGAACGCGAAGGGAAGATGCTCACGTTGTCCGTTGCCCCCGTTCGGGAGGAACGGGGCTTCCTCCAGCGCAAGGGATTGCGACAGATCTTGATCCTGCCCGAAGAGACTCCGACGATCGCCCGGGTCTTCCCGAAGAGCCCCGCTGCGGAAGCGGGGTTGCTGCCGGGCGATCAGATCCTCTCCGTCGATGGTCGACGCCTCCGCTCGCCGATTGCGCTCAATGACTACGTTCTGAAGCATCCGGGCAAGCCTCTCTCCCTGGAAGTGGCTCGAGCGGGCCGAAACCGAGCGGTTGAGATCGTCCCGGAGGTGCCGGTGGCGGAGACTGTTCCCAGAATCGGAATTCAGTGGGACTTAGCGGGTACGATGAGCATCGTGCATCCGAATCCCGTGGAGCAGATTCTCCTTAGCGTGCGGGCGATGACCAGTACCGTGACAGCCATGCTCTCTCCCCGCTCGGATATCAAGCCGCAGCATCTTTCCGGCCCCGTGGGCATCATGCGCTTGTACTACCTGCTCTTCCAGAGTCCGTATGGCTGGAGGCTCGCTCTCTGGTTCAGCGTGCTCTTCAATGTCAATGTGGCCCTCCTCAACCTCCTGCCCATTCCGGTCCTGGACGGCGGGCACATCCTCCTTTCCCTTGCCGAATGGGTGCGAGGGAGGCCGCTCAGCGTCCGCCTCCTCGAGGCGCTCCAAGTGATCTTTGCGACCTTGATCGTCGGCTTCATCCTCTATGTGACCTTCTTCGATGTCCAGGATCTGCCTTGGAGAGGCTCGAAGGGGCCGGAGATGCAGTTCCCAGGGAAGATCCATCCCGCCTCGCCTTCGGAAACCAAGTAG